From Pseudomonas sp. LS1212, the proteins below share one genomic window:
- a CDS encoding AmpG family muropeptide MFS transporter has product MPRKTWRAALAAYASPSTLVLLLLGFAAGLPYMLVFSTLSVWLREAGVARETIGYASLIGLAYAFKWVWSPLLDQWRLPMLGKFGRRRSWLVLSQALVVVGLIGMGFCDPQTHLSWLIALAVLVAFSSATQDIAIDAYRLEIAEDSRQAALAASYMAGYRVAALLATAGALFIAEGFGSTGFNYLHKAWTGTYVLFGMLMVPALITSLVMREPPVPLRTQLSAARYGFSHQLVSVFVLIILLVSVPAMFTQLYNTDFASVLFEGASPLDLLFEDRAFLRAILYTVLTALCLSSMGRRGLAPVLTPVNDFILRYRWQALLLLGLIATYRMSDTVMGVMANVFYIDQGFTKDQIASVSKIFGLIMTLLGAGFGGLAIVRFGILPILFIGGVASAGTNILFLMLAGMGANLQMLVVTISLDNFSSGLATSAFVAYLSSLTNLKFSATQYALLSSIMLLLPRLIGGYSGVMVEKFGYHDFFLITALLGVPTLILILLHWHQENRRNRDADVDADNPVGEQPLK; this is encoded by the coding sequence ATGCCCCGTAAAACCTGGCGCGCCGCGCTCGCTGCCTATGCCAGCCCTTCGACACTCGTGCTCCTGCTGCTCGGATTTGCCGCTGGCTTACCGTACATGCTGGTTTTTTCCACCCTTTCGGTATGGTTACGCGAGGCGGGCGTCGCCCGCGAGACCATTGGCTATGCCAGCCTGATCGGACTGGCGTATGCCTTCAAATGGGTCTGGTCACCGCTGCTCGACCAGTGGCGGCTGCCCATGTTGGGCAAATTCGGCCGGCGCCGCTCCTGGCTGGTGTTGTCCCAGGCGCTGGTGGTCGTGGGCCTGATCGGCATGGGTTTTTGCGACCCGCAAACACATCTGTCCTGGCTTATTGCCCTGGCCGTACTTGTCGCCTTCTCGTCGGCAACCCAGGACATCGCCATTGACGCCTATCGCCTGGAAATCGCCGAGGACAGCCGTCAGGCCGCCCTGGCCGCCAGCTACATGGCTGGCTATCGGGTGGCTGCGCTGCTGGCCACCGCCGGTGCGCTGTTCATTGCCGAAGGCTTCGGCTCGACGGGTTTCAATTACCTGCACAAGGCCTGGACCGGCACCTACGTGCTGTTCGGCATGCTGATGGTACCCGCGCTGATCACCAGCCTGGTGATGCGTGAACCGCCAGTGCCGCTGCGCACCCAGCTGTCGGCCGCGCGCTACGGTTTCAGTCATCAGCTGGTGTCGGTGTTCGTGTTGATTATCCTGCTGGTCTCGGTACCGGCGATGTTCACCCAGCTGTACAACACCGACTTTGCCAGCGTGCTGTTCGAGGGCGCCAGCCCGCTCGACCTGTTGTTCGAAGACCGGGCATTCCTGCGGGCGATCCTCTACACCGTCCTGACAGCCCTGTGCCTGTCCTCCATGGGGCGTCGTGGCCTGGCACCGGTACTGACCCCGGTCAACGACTTCATCCTGCGCTACCGCTGGCAGGCCCTGCTGTTGCTTGGCCTGATCGCTACCTACCGGATGTCCGATACGGTCATGGGCGTCATGGCCAATGTGTTCTACATCGACCAGGGCTTCACCAAGGATCAGATCGCCAGCGTCAGCAAGATCTTCGGCCTGATCATGACCCTGCTTGGCGCCGGCTTCGGTGGCCTGGCGATCGTACGCTTCGGGATTCTGCCGATTCTGTTCATCGGCGGCGTCGCTTCGGCAGGGACCAACATCCTGTTCCTGATGCTGGCCGGCATGGGCGCGAACCTGCAGATGCTGGTGGTGACCATTTCCCTCGACAACTTCAGTTCGGGCCTGGCGACCTCCGCGTTCGTCGCCTACCTGTCGAGCCTGACCAACCTGAAGTTCTCCGCCACCCAATATGCCCTGCTCAGCTCGATCATGCTGCTGCTGCCGCGACTGATCGGCGGTTACTCCGGGGTCATGGTGGAGAAGTTCGGCTACCACGACTTCTTCCTGATCACCGCGCTGCTTGGGGTGCCGACGCTGATTCTGATTCTCTTGCACTGGCACCAGGAAAACCGCCGAAATCGAGATGCCGACGTCGATGCCGACAACCCGGTCGGCGAGCAACCACTGAAATAA